The following are encoded together in the Novipirellula galeiformis genome:
- a CDS encoding DUF2997 domain-containing protein, protein MERWRCGLSKTNEITVLSNGQTKVETQGFVGAECRQASQLVERELGHQTDEVLKTKFHQTATPQNQIRQCELFTDHLSTR, encoded by the coding sequence ATTGAGCGTTGGAGGTGCGGCCTGAGCAAGACCAATGAAATCACTGTCCTGTCCAACGGTCAGACGAAGGTCGAAACGCAGGGCTTCGTTGGCGCGGAGTGTCGCCAGGCCAGTCAATTGGTTGAGCGGGAGCTGGGCCACCAGACAGACGAGGTGCTTAAGACGAAGTTTCACCAGACCGCTACGCCGCAAAATCAAATCCGACAGTGCGAGTTATTCACCGACCACCTTTCCACTCGATAA
- a CDS encoding anti-sigma factor family protein — MLSCKETTKLVSESLDHPLPLSKQISVWIHRSMCQLCSAFRRNQVVLKERIPNEAERWTSEEMSNVVKLSDAAKQKIAQAMPPHG; from the coding sequence ATGTTGTCGTGCAAAGAAACTACCAAACTCGTTTCTGAGTCGCTCGATCATCCCTTGCCTCTAAGCAAGCAGATTTCCGTTTGGATACATCGGAGCATGTGTCAGCTTTGCTCTGCGTTTCGCCGTAATCAGGTTGTGCTGAAAGAACGAATTCCTAATGAGGCGGAGCGATGGACCAGTGAAGAAATGTCCAATGTGGTGAAATTATCTGACGCCGCGAAGCAAAAAATTGCGCAAGCAATGCCCCCGCACGGCTAA
- a CDS encoding Crp/Fnr family transcriptional regulator, with translation MLGRHRHSNRDRLVHLLLDLAEQFGIQDSEGIHLRIKLAHQEIANLMGSTRETVTILLGQLKSEGLVDVGRQRIVLVQAEQLAISVHRNAPSLNS, from the coding sequence ATGCTCGGACGTCATCGGCATTCCAATCGAGACCGCTTAGTTCACTTGTTGCTCGACCTAGCAGAGCAGTTTGGCATTCAAGATTCCGAGGGGATACATCTGAGGATCAAATTAGCTCATCAGGAAATCGCAAACCTGATGGGCAGCACCCGCGAAACAGTGACCATTTTGCTTGGTCAACTAAAATCGGAGGGTCTGGTCGATGTTGGCCGGCAACGGATTGTCTTGGTGCAAGCGGAGCAATTAGCGATATCAGTGCACCGAAACGCACCAAGCCTGAACTCGTAG
- a CDS encoding thioredoxin family protein, whose protein sequence is MDLLNPSRLSRRKESVKRNCSDNNFGNQPPSSTEPTGHPMKVTRLATLIVLLFAIVFFSGCTVGGTMAFRKTSSSDMDALLSESLVMQELDASDPQVVQRKETLVSTDSAGIPHQSTLVTLAPGEDLMAKVNNAHGPVLLDFYADWCGPCKIQGKILHDMEQEAARHGTMMIKINIDDHPQIAEQLQVEGIPTLMLVKDGRVVNRQSGVADKRKLTQWMQ, encoded by the coding sequence TTGGATTTATTAAATCCTTCTCGCCTCTCACGGCGGAAAGAGTCGGTCAAACGCAATTGCTCAGACAACAATTTCGGTAACCAACCTCCTTCATCAACCGAACCAACTGGTCATCCAATGAAAGTCACTCGTCTTGCCACCCTAATTGTGTTGCTTTTTGCAATCGTGTTCTTTTCCGGCTGCACGGTCGGGGGCACAATGGCATTTCGCAAGACCTCCTCAAGCGACATGGACGCTCTTCTATCTGAATCGCTTGTGATGCAGGAATTAGACGCAAGCGACCCGCAGGTGGTTCAACGAAAAGAAACACTCGTCAGCACCGACTCCGCAGGCATTCCGCACCAATCAACGCTTGTTACCCTAGCCCCAGGCGAAGACTTGATGGCAAAGGTCAATAACGCACACGGACCCGTTTTGCTCGATTTCTACGCCGACTGGTGCGGTCCCTGCAAAATACAGGGAAAGATTCTCCACGACATGGAGCAGGAAGCGGCAAGGCACGGAACAATGATGATTAAAATCAATATTGACGACCACCCACAAATCGCTGAACAACTACAAGTGGAAGGAATACCGACGTTGATGTTGGTCAAGGACGGTCGAGTTGTGAATCGACAGTCAGGTGTTGCCGATAAACGCAAACTAACGCAGTGGATGCAGTAG
- a CDS encoding anti-sigma factor family protein, which yields MVRQNFEAHSDWDECTPGTIGVLQNRFNADRRRKSVARIGAPIVVMAALGMGVWNFAGSGIPPSHQEPLRECNFGGVTCSEVQASMQQFVMGQLKPDQRNAFTSHLQQCPACQAKMDAMKRAHMPFVDNNPLGNSPNVFQTHKTLLASNVD from the coding sequence ATGGTCCGCCAAAATTTTGAAGCTCATTCAGATTGGGACGAATGTACGCCAGGCACTATCGGTGTATTGCAGAATCGGTTCAACGCCGATCGTCGACGTAAGTCTGTCGCTCGCATTGGTGCTCCGATCGTTGTAATGGCAGCGCTAGGAATGGGCGTTTGGAACTTCGCTGGATCTGGCATTCCACCGTCGCACCAAGAACCGCTTCGCGAGTGCAACTTCGGTGGCGTGACGTGCAGCGAAGTCCAAGCCTCCATGCAGCAGTTTGTGATGGGGCAATTGAAACCAGACCAGCGAAATGCGTTCACTTCTCACCTTCAGCAGTGTCCGGCTTGCCAAGCAAAGATGGACGCGATGAAGAGGGCCCATATGCCGTTTGTGGACAATAATCCACTCGGCAATTCGCCAAACGTTTTTCAAACGCACAAAACTCTGCTGGCGTCGAACGTAGATTGA
- the nrtS gene encoding nitrate/nitrite transporter NrtS, translated as MVGTNLTAIHHGDILLNGEFRSRHLFKIRLTYIAPYVVSALSNVAALNRLAK; from the coding sequence GTGGTTGGAACGAACCTGACAGCCATCCATCACGGGGACATCCTTCTCAACGGCGAATTCAGATCGCGTCATCTGTTCAAGATTCGCCTGACCTACATCGCTCCCTACGTTGTGTCGGCGCTTTCGAACGTGGCAGCGTTGAACCGTCTCGCCAAATAG
- a CDS encoding VTT domain-containing protein has translation MSAAKGWISGLEFWGPIVLALLYIVATVLFFPATILSLAAGAMFGLGVGTATVSVGSTLGACLAFLIARYGARDKVAAMASGNRHFGAIDRAIEEGGWKIVGLLRLSPAIPFNAQNYMYGLTPIRFWPYAVTSWIAMLPGTFLYVYLGHVTGAAVGADRERTTFEWAMLAIGLLATAVVTVYVTRLANRKLKEQVHEAPEKGQPTDSVRTSSNVPSAPRTRSTVILASAALLLVATATYTHLNAGAIERKLASLFGPPQVDLQEAYSANTAGPAMDHSTLDALLKKHVDKNGWVDYEGLKDNEAKLDSYLSAVAAAPFNEFGRDEKLALLINGYNASTLKLILDHMPMKSIMDIPESERWDAIRCNIGGHKLSLNQIEHEQIRPKFAEPRVHFALVCAAVGCPPLRNEAYVANRIEEQLQEQTEYVHHHKTWFTFDTSSNKLELTKLYNWYGDDFEQVAGSVSQFAASYSTKLKQALDHGTAPHPDWLPYDWKLNSLKNKQPR, from the coding sequence ATGTCAGCAGCGAAAGGCTGGATCTCCGGATTGGAATTCTGGGGGCCGATCGTCTTGGCCCTTCTGTACATTGTCGCAACGGTGCTGTTTTTTCCAGCCACGATTCTGAGTCTGGCGGCCGGCGCGATGTTCGGGCTTGGTGTCGGGACAGCCACTGTTTCCGTTGGATCGACGTTAGGAGCCTGCTTGGCGTTTCTGATCGCTCGCTACGGAGCACGCGATAAAGTTGCGGCGATGGCGAGCGGCAACCGCCACTTTGGTGCGATTGATCGAGCCATCGAGGAGGGAGGCTGGAAAATTGTCGGCCTATTGCGTCTCTCTCCTGCGATTCCATTCAATGCCCAGAACTACATGTACGGCCTGACTCCGATCCGATTTTGGCCCTACGCCGTGACCAGTTGGATTGCGATGCTTCCTGGCACATTTCTGTACGTTTACCTCGGGCATGTGACTGGCGCAGCCGTTGGCGCCGATCGAGAACGCACGACGTTCGAGTGGGCGATGCTGGCGATTGGCCTATTGGCGACAGCCGTTGTGACGGTATATGTCACACGATTGGCTAACCGCAAACTAAAAGAACAAGTGCACGAAGCACCGGAAAAGGGCCAACCGACGGATAGCGTTCGGACATCGTCTAACGTGCCGTCAGCTCCGAGAACACGAAGCACGGTGATCTTGGCGAGTGCTGCACTGCTACTTGTCGCGACTGCGACCTATACACATCTCAATGCGGGGGCGATCGAACGCAAATTAGCGAGTCTTTTTGGACCGCCGCAAGTCGATCTTCAAGAAGCGTATTCCGCGAATACTGCAGGACCGGCGATGGATCATTCGACGCTGGATGCCTTGCTAAAGAAACATGTCGACAAAAACGGATGGGTCGACTACGAAGGCCTGAAAGACAACGAAGCGAAACTCGACAGCTACCTCAGTGCGGTCGCTGCTGCACCGTTTAACGAGTTTGGACGCGACGAAAAGTTGGCCCTGCTGATCAACGGTTACAACGCGTCGACCTTAAAGTTAATCCTCGATCACATGCCAATGAAATCGATTATGGATATTCCCGAATCCGAACGTTGGGACGCAATACGTTGCAACATTGGCGGACACAAGTTGAGTCTGAATCAGATTGAGCATGAGCAGATTCGCCCCAAGTTCGCCGAGCCACGCGTCCATTTCGCGTTGGTGTGTGCAGCGGTTGGATGTCCACCACTGCGTAATGAGGCGTACGTGGCAAATCGAATTGAAGAACAATTGCAAGAGCAGACCGAGTACGTCCATCATCACAAAACGTGGTTCACCTTCGATACCTCGTCCAACAAGTTAGAGCTAACCAAACTCTACAACTGGTACGGAGATGATTTTGAGCAGGTCGCCGGCAGCGTTTCTCAGTTTGCAGCTAGCTACTCAACCAAATTGAAGCAGGCTCTGGACCACGGCACCGCCCCGCACCCTGACTGGCTGCCCTACGATTGGAAGCTCAACAGCTTAAAGAACAAACAGCCGCGATAA
- a CDS encoding NAD(P)H-hydrate epimerase, with translation MPNTTDRFPQVAVNALPHLTTEQMIEVDRAMIEDYGIVLLQMMENAGRGLARLAATRFLGNSLRGKNVVALAGRGGNGGGALVAARRLHCWGANVSVLLTKPSGAFEGVPAHQLSIVQQLGIPVDDKSLPGREVDVILDGVIGYSLRGNPRGRAADLIRWSNQQPAPTLALDTPSGIDAASGGVSDTSILAAATFTLALPKSGLFSAAGSRHVGELYLGDISVPPSLYAAMGLTIPPSLFAESDIVRLV, from the coding sequence GTGCCCAATACTACAGATCGTTTCCCCCAAGTCGCCGTAAACGCGTTACCGCATTTGACGACGGAGCAGATGATCGAAGTCGATCGTGCAATGATCGAGGACTATGGGATTGTGCTTCTCCAAATGATGGAAAACGCGGGACGCGGATTGGCCCGGCTAGCTGCTACACGATTCCTGGGCAATTCGCTTCGCGGCAAGAATGTGGTTGCACTTGCGGGGCGGGGCGGTAATGGCGGAGGTGCCCTGGTCGCAGCTCGCCGGCTGCACTGTTGGGGAGCGAACGTTTCTGTCCTTCTCACCAAGCCTAGCGGCGCGTTCGAAGGCGTACCGGCTCATCAACTCTCGATCGTCCAACAGCTTGGCATTCCGGTTGACGATAAGTCGCTTCCCGGCCGTGAAGTCGATGTCATCCTGGACGGGGTGATCGGATACAGCCTGCGGGGAAATCCAAGGGGGCGCGCAGCGGACTTGATTCGTTGGTCCAACCAACAGCCGGCGCCCACCCTCGCATTGGATACACCATCCGGGATTGACGCTGCCTCCGGCGGGGTGTCCGATACGTCGATTCTAGCAGCAGCGACATTCACATTGGCCCTACCCAAGTCGGGCCTATTCTCCGCGGCCGGCTCGCGTCATGTCGGAGAGTTGTACCTGGGGGACATCAGCGTTCCACCGTCACTCTACGCAGCAATGGGGCTGACCATTCCGCCCTCGCTGTTTGCCGAGAGCGACATTGTTCGCCTTGTTTGA
- the gdhA gene encoding NADP-specific glutamate dehydrogenase, producing the protein MWIEQCEETDCFMHGLERRNPGEQEYHQAVREFVESVMPFVLKHRKYKDAQILERMTEPDRIVIFRVTWEDDAGNIRANRAWRVQFNNSIGPYKGGMRLHPDVTLSVLKFLGFEQTFKNSLTGLPMGGAKGGANFNPKGKSDREVMRFCQSLMIELHRHIGEDTDVPAGDIGVGAREVSYLFGQYKRLENRFAGILTGKGLTFGGSLVRTEATGYGCVYFCENMFNQVGDSLRGKTCVVSGSGNVAIYTAEKAHELGGKVVTMSDSSGFVHDRAGIDAEKLAFIKDLKEVRRGRISEYADKFDGVTFHADERPWNVPCDVAFPCATQNEINLDDANALIGNGVKAVSEGANMPTELAGAHAFLDAKILYGPSKAANAGGVAVSGLEQSQNALRLSWSREDVDEKLKTIMRDIHDKCVEHGQTDGFVNYVRGSNIAGFIKVADAMLAYGVV; encoded by the coding sequence ATGTGGATTGAACAATGCGAAGAAACGGACTGCTTCATGCACGGGCTTGAACGGCGGAATCCCGGGGAACAGGAGTATCACCAAGCGGTGCGGGAGTTCGTCGAATCCGTCATGCCATTCGTGCTAAAGCACCGTAAGTACAAAGACGCTCAGATACTCGAAAGGATGACGGAGCCGGATCGCATCGTCATCTTTCGCGTCACTTGGGAAGACGACGCTGGCAACATTCGAGCAAATCGGGCATGGCGAGTGCAATTCAACAATTCGATTGGACCGTACAAAGGCGGAATGCGGTTGCATCCCGACGTAACGTTGAGCGTCCTGAAGTTTCTCGGATTCGAGCAGACCTTCAAGAATAGTCTCACCGGACTACCGATGGGTGGGGCTAAAGGCGGGGCGAATTTCAACCCCAAGGGAAAGAGCGATCGCGAAGTCATGCGATTCTGTCAATCGTTGATGATTGAACTGCATCGCCACATTGGCGAAGACACGGACGTTCCGGCCGGTGACATCGGCGTCGGTGCCCGTGAGGTTAGCTACCTGTTCGGGCAGTACAAACGACTCGAAAATCGCTTCGCGGGAATCTTAACGGGCAAGGGACTAACCTTCGGCGGCAGTCTCGTCAGGACCGAGGCCACCGGTTACGGATGCGTCTACTTCTGCGAGAATATGTTCAATCAGGTCGGCGATAGCCTCAGGGGGAAGACGTGTGTGGTATCGGGTTCGGGAAACGTCGCGATCTACACCGCCGAGAAAGCCCACGAGTTAGGCGGCAAGGTTGTCACGATGTCCGATTCATCCGGCTTCGTTCACGATCGGGCGGGCATCGATGCCGAGAAACTGGCGTTCATCAAAGATCTCAAAGAGGTGCGTCGGGGACGAATCTCGGAGTATGCCGACAAGTTCGACGGCGTCACGTTCCACGCCGATGAACGTCCCTGGAATGTACCTTGCGATGTCGCTTTTCCATGTGCCACGCAGAACGAGATCAACCTGGACGATGCGAATGCCTTGATTGGCAACGGAGTCAAAGCCGTCAGCGAAGGTGCCAACATGCCTACCGAACTGGCTGGCGCTCATGCGTTCCTTGACGCCAAGATCCTATACGGTCCGTCAAAAGCCGCCAATGCCGGCGGCGTTGCGGTGTCAGGTTTAGAGCAAAGTCAAAACGCCTTGCGACTTTCATGGAGTCGCGAAGACGTCGACGAGAAACTGAAGACCATCATGCGTGATATCCACGACAAGTGTGTTGAGCACGGTCAGACCGACGGATTTGTGAACTATGTTCGTGGATCAAATATCGCGGGGTTCATCAAAGTGGCCGACGCCATGCTGGCTTACGGCGTTGTTTAA
- a CDS encoding NAD(P)-dependent malic enzyme gives MTDFFERSLILHEQLRGKIGIVGKMPIANRDDLSLAYTPGVARPCEVIASDASKARELTIKRNSVAVVTDGSAVLGLGNIGPHAAIPVMEGKSLLFKEFANIDAWPICLDAQDVDEIVATVRRIAPVFGGINLEDISAPRCFAVEQQLQDIGIPVFHDDQHGTAIVLLAALLNAAKVLRRDITQMKVVINGAGAAGTAIARLLRCVGHSPNVCVPVDDVIVCDSKGAIHNGRDDLADYKRELLRYTNRKHRTGTLQNVLAGADVFIGVSKGGLLSADDVSKMARDSIVLAMANPIPEIMPDVARSGGAAVVGTGRSDFPNQINNVLAFPGIFRGALDASSCAITEEMKIAAARALAAATTDPSPERVLPDPLDRSVAPRVAAAVAEAAERE, from the coding sequence ATGACCGATTTTTTTGAACGCAGCCTGATCCTTCACGAACAACTCCGTGGAAAGATCGGCATCGTGGGAAAGATGCCGATCGCAAACCGTGATGATTTGTCGTTGGCCTACACCCCCGGAGTTGCGCGCCCGTGTGAAGTAATCGCGAGCGACGCCAGCAAAGCTCGCGAACTAACGATCAAACGAAACAGCGTTGCCGTGGTGACCGACGGATCGGCGGTCTTGGGACTGGGCAACATTGGCCCGCATGCAGCGATCCCGGTGATGGAAGGCAAGTCGCTGCTGTTTAAGGAGTTCGCCAACATTGACGCTTGGCCAATTTGCCTCGACGCACAGGACGTTGACGAGATCGTTGCTACCGTTCGGCGTATTGCTCCCGTTTTCGGCGGTATCAATTTGGAAGACATCTCGGCTCCACGGTGTTTTGCCGTCGAGCAACAGTTGCAAGACATCGGCATTCCAGTCTTTCACGATGATCAACACGGAACGGCGATCGTCCTGCTCGCTGCGCTGCTTAACGCAGCCAAAGTGCTCCGTCGCGATATCACCCAAATGAAAGTCGTGATCAACGGAGCGGGTGCTGCCGGCACGGCCATCGCACGTCTGCTGCGTTGTGTCGGTCACTCTCCCAATGTCTGCGTCCCCGTAGATGATGTCATTGTGTGTGACTCGAAGGGAGCGATTCACAACGGCCGTGACGATTTAGCCGACTACAAACGCGAACTGCTGCGGTATACGAATCGCAAGCATCGCACCGGCACGCTTCAAAATGTGCTTGCCGGAGCAGATGTCTTTATCGGCGTCAGTAAGGGAGGTCTACTTTCCGCGGACGACGTTTCCAAAATGGCAAGGGACTCGATCGTTTTGGCGATGGCCAACCCCATCCCTGAGATCATGCCGGACGTGGCGCGAAGTGGAGGTGCCGCCGTCGTTGGTACAGGACGCAGCGACTTTCCCAACCAGATCAACAACGTGCTCGCTTTTCCAGGAATCTTTCGTGGCGCTTTGGATGCGTCCTCATGTGCGATCACGGAAGAAATGAAAATCGCTGCCGCCCGCGCGTTGGCCGCCGCAACAACCGATCCGTCACCGGAACGAGTATTGCCCGATCCGTTAGACCGCAGCGTCGCACCTCGTGTGGCCGCCGCCGTCGCCGAAGCAGCGGAGCGGGAATGA
- a CDS encoding acetolactate synthase large subunit, with translation MKASNLFVKALENEGVEFVFGIPGEENLDFLDSLSRSNIRLILTRHEQAAGFMAATYGRLTGKSGVCLSTLGPGATNLVTAAAYAQLGGMPMLMITGQKPVKTSKQGQFQIIDIVDMMRPLTKYTRQLVSGANIPSRVREAMRLAQEEKPGAVHLELPEDIAAEQVGEVPIPASLVRRPVAEDKSIHAAVEMIRAAKSPLLLVGAGANRKRTCNMLRQFVAKLGIPFATTQMGKGVIDERDPLFLGNTALSSNDFVHRAFEAADLIINVGHDVVEKPPFFMHAGGVKVIHVNFSSASVDPVYFPQVEVVGDIANSIWRLMGELKPHPHWDFSRFMTVRKAAEASVAQGADDDRFPIYPQRLVADVRNAVQKRGIVALDNGVYKIWFARNYKATAPNTVLLDNALATMGAGLPSAMAAKLVHPDRQVMAICGDGGFMMNSQELETAVRLNLDLVVLVLRDDAYGMIKWKQANMGLKNFGLDYGNPDFVKYAEAYGANGHRVASSEELLPLLSQCLDSPGVHLIEVPVDYSENDRILNHEIQALSRSLGF, from the coding sequence ATGAAAGCCTCTAATCTATTTGTCAAAGCCCTCGAGAACGAAGGCGTTGAGTTCGTCTTCGGGATTCCAGGTGAAGAGAATCTCGATTTCCTCGATTCACTATCGAGGTCGAATATCCGGCTGATCCTCACTCGGCACGAACAAGCTGCCGGTTTCATGGCAGCAACCTATGGACGGCTGACAGGCAAGTCGGGCGTTTGTCTCTCCACACTTGGGCCGGGGGCAACCAACTTGGTTACAGCCGCCGCTTACGCGCAGCTGGGCGGCATGCCGATGCTGATGATCACGGGGCAAAAGCCAGTCAAGACGAGTAAGCAAGGTCAGTTCCAGATCATTGACATCGTCGACATGATGCGTCCGTTGACGAAGTACACGCGGCAACTTGTTAGCGGAGCCAACATCCCATCACGCGTGCGCGAAGCGATGCGCCTCGCACAAGAAGAAAAACCTGGCGCAGTGCACCTTGAATTGCCCGAAGACATCGCCGCCGAGCAGGTCGGCGAGGTACCGATTCCCGCCAGCCTCGTCCGGCGGCCGGTCGCCGAAGACAAGTCCATTCACGCGGCTGTAGAGATGATCCGTGCTGCCAAGTCGCCCCTGTTGTTAGTGGGTGCCGGCGCGAACCGCAAACGGACGTGCAACATGCTTCGGCAGTTCGTGGCCAAGTTGGGTATCCCCTTCGCAACGACTCAGATGGGCAAAGGCGTCATCGACGAGCGAGACCCGTTGTTTCTCGGCAACACAGCTCTTTCGTCGAATGACTTCGTGCACCGAGCATTCGAGGCGGCAGATCTAATCATCAATGTCGGCCATGACGTGGTCGAAAAGCCACCGTTCTTCATGCACGCCGGCGGCGTCAAAGTCATCCATGTCAACTTCTCATCGGCGTCTGTCGATCCGGTCTACTTTCCGCAAGTCGAGGTCGTAGGCGATATCGCAAATAGCATCTGGCGGTTGATGGGGGAGCTAAAGCCACATCCGCATTGGGACTTCTCTCGCTTCATGACGGTTCGCAAAGCGGCCGAGGCCAGCGTTGCCCAAGGTGCCGACGACGATCGCTTTCCAATTTATCCACAACGGCTGGTTGCGGACGTTAGAAACGCAGTGCAAAAACGCGGAATCGTCGCACTCGACAACGGAGTTTATAAGATTTGGTTCGCGCGAAACTACAAGGCAACCGCGCCGAACACGGTGTTGCTCGATAACGCCCTGGCAACGATGGGAGCCGGGCTGCCGTCGGCGATGGCAGCCAAATTGGTCCATCCGGATCGGCAAGTTATGGCGATCTGCGGCGACGGTGGCTTCATGATGAACTCGCAAGAACTGGAAACGGCCGTGCGGTTGAATCTCGATCTCGTCGTCTTGGTCCTGCGTGATGATGCCTATGGGATGATCAAATGGAAGCAGGCCAACATGGGGCTGAAGAATTTCGGACTGGACTACGGCAACCCTGACTTCGTCAAGTACGCGGAAGCCTATGGCGCAAACGGGCATCGTGTCGCGTCGAGTGAGGAACTACTGCCGTTGCTCTCCCAATGCTTGGATTCGCCCGGTGTCCATCTGATTGAAGTACCCGTCGATTACTCGGAGAATGACCGCATTCTCAATCACGAGATTCAAGCACTCAGTCGTAGCCTAGGCTTCTAG
- a CDS encoding aldehyde dehydrogenase family protein, which produces MLANSYPYYLANEPVAANQDLIVTDKYTGETATKVALADSAAIDRAIVASVQAAEPMRHMPPYERQNVLNHCVARFTERSEELAMSLCIEAGKPIKDSRGEVSRLIDTFRIAAEESVRIGGEVMNLEISPRARGYRGMYKRVPIGPCSFISPFNFPLNLAAHKVAPAIAVGCPFVLKPASRTPIGALIIGEVLAETDLPKGAFSILPCHRDGADLFTTDDRLKLLSFTGSPAVGWDLKARAGKKKVVLELGGNAACVVDADADLDDATERIVFGAFYQSGQSCIGVQRILAHDSIYNELRDRLVAATSKLVAGDPKEESTFIGPMISEQEAARLQSWITSAVAAGGKLLCGGTRDAAMLDATLLENVPKDQPVCTQEAFGPVAVMSRFSNFQDALDEVNDAAFGLQAGIFTRDIYKIQQAWDELEVGGVVIGDVPSWRVDNMPYGGVKDSGLGREGIRFAMEDMMELRNLVIRTPNHLI; this is translated from the coding sequence ATGCTAGCGAATTCATACCCCTACTATCTTGCGAATGAACCCGTCGCTGCGAATCAGGACCTCATCGTAACGGACAAGTACACAGGTGAAACGGCGACGAAAGTCGCATTGGCCGACTCCGCGGCGATTGATCGTGCGATTGTCGCATCGGTTCAGGCGGCCGAGCCGATGCGCCACATGCCGCCTTACGAACGACAAAACGTATTGAATCATTGCGTAGCCCGATTCACCGAACGATCCGAAGAACTGGCGATGTCGTTGTGCATCGAAGCGGGCAAGCCGATCAAAGACAGTCGTGGCGAAGTGTCTCGACTGATCGACACCTTTCGTATTGCTGCGGAAGAATCGGTGCGGATCGGCGGCGAAGTCATGAACCTAGAAATCTCACCGCGTGCGCGTGGTTATCGCGGAATGTACAAGCGAGTGCCGATCGGCCCGTGTTCGTTTATCTCGCCGTTCAACTTCCCGTTGAACCTGGCCGCCCATAAAGTCGCCCCTGCGATCGCCGTCGGTTGCCCGTTTGTCTTGAAGCCGGCCAGCCGCACGCCGATCGGAGCGCTAATCATTGGCGAGGTTCTCGCGGAAACCGACTTGCCCAAGGGCGCGTTCTCGATCCTTCCTTGCCACCGCGACGGGGCCGACTTGTTCACAACGGACGATCGCTTGAAGTTGCTTAGCTTCACTGGCTCGCCCGCCGTCGGCTGGGATTTGAAGGCTCGTGCCGGAAAGAAGAAAGTCGTGCTGGAACTGGGCGGCAACGCAGCCTGTGTCGTGGATGCCGACGCGGATCTAGACGACGCCACGGAGCGGATTGTCTTCGGCGCGTTCTATCAATCGGGTCAGAGTTGCATCGGCGTGCAACGCATCCTGGCTCACGACAGCATTTACAACGAACTGCGCGACCGACTGGTCGCGGCGACAAGCAAGTTAGTGGCTGGCGATCCGAAGGAAGAGTCAACGTTCATCGGTCCCATGATTTCAGAGCAGGAAGCCGCTCGGCTTCAGTCGTGGATCACGTCAGCGGTTGCAGCGGGTGGAAAACTTCTCTGCGGCGGAACGCGAGACGCCGCAATGCTCGACGCGACGTTGCTAGAAAACGTGCCGAAAGACCAACCCGTTTGTACGCAAGAGGCTTTCGGTCCAGTCGCAGTGATGAGCCGATTCAGCAACTTTCAGGATGCGTTGGACGAAGTCAACGACGCTGCGTTCGGCTTGCAAGCAGGTATTTTCACGCGAGACATCTACAAGATCCAACAGGCTTGGGACGAGTTGGAAGTTGGCGGTGTGGTGATCGGTGACGTGCCAAGTTGGCGTGTGGACAACATGCCCTACGGCGGCGTCAAAGACAGCGGTCTTGGTCGAGAAGGCATTCGATTCGCGATGGAAGATATGATGGAACTTCGCAATCTTGTCATCCGCACGCCCAACCACCTCATCTGA